In the genome of Streptomyces racemochromogenes, one region contains:
- a CDS encoding ice-binding family protein, producing MKLRFPQAARLRPLSGWLASALAATVAAAMVATTSTPASAIATPVPLGTTASYSVLAGQGVTNTGPSVISHDLGTHPNPAITGFPPGLVLGAVHAADAAALQAKSDLTVAYNNAAGQAQDFALAAGIGAGQTLLPGVYKATSGVGLTGDLILNAGGDPNAVWVFQIPEALTTASSSRVLLTNGASACNVFWQIGSSATLGTDSTFVGTIMALTSIFVTTRANIEGRALARNGEVTLDNNRIFLGTCATGGTGGTTTGTTTGTTTGTTTSGATSGVLGGVLGGVTTGGGLLGGPIASLVTGGTSGNISGNTSGNVAGNTTGASTAGNTTGGNTTGGSITGGNVTGGNGGKPGHQHGGKPDHEHGEGPGKPGHQHGGKPDHEHGEGPGKPDHEHGEKPGKPGYGEHYDHDYGYGSKPMSTEG from the coding sequence ATGAAGCTGAGATTTCCTCAAGCGGCTCGACTCCGTCCTCTGTCCGGCTGGCTGGCCTCGGCCCTTGCCGCAACAGTTGCCGCTGCGATGGTCGCCACGACGTCGACGCCGGCGTCGGCCATCGCAACACCCGTACCTCTGGGCACGACCGCCAGTTACTCCGTTCTGGCAGGTCAGGGAGTCACCAACACCGGACCCTCAGTGATCAGCCACGATCTCGGGACGCACCCGAACCCGGCCATCACCGGGTTCCCGCCCGGCCTGGTGCTCGGTGCCGTGCACGCAGCGGACGCTGCGGCCCTCCAGGCCAAGAGCGATCTGACCGTGGCGTACAACAATGCGGCGGGTCAGGCCCAGGACTTCGCACTTGCGGCGGGGATCGGCGCGGGCCAAACGCTGCTTCCGGGCGTCTACAAGGCTACGTCCGGTGTCGGACTCACCGGCGACCTGATCCTGAACGCCGGGGGAGACCCCAACGCGGTGTGGGTGTTCCAGATTCCGGAAGCCCTGACGACGGCATCCTCCAGCCGGGTCCTGCTCACGAACGGCGCTTCGGCGTGCAACGTGTTCTGGCAGATCGGGAGTTCGGCGACCCTCGGTACCGACTCCACCTTCGTGGGCACCATCATGGCTCTGACCTCGATCTTCGTGACAACGAGGGCGAACATCGAGGGCCGGGCGCTGGCCCGTAACGGCGAGGTGACGCTCGACAACAACCGGATCTTCCTCGGGACGTGCGCGACCGGCGGCACGGGTGGAACGACGACCGGCACCACGACTGGCACCACGACCGGCACCACGACTTCGGGTGCGACCTCGGGCGTCCTTGGCGGCGTGCTCGGTGGCGTGACGACGGGAGGCGGTCTCCTGGGCGGCCCGATCGCCAGCCTCGTGACGGGCGGCACCTCGGGGAACATCTCCGGCAACACCTCGGGGAACGTCGCGGGCAATACGACGGGAGCGAGCACCGCGGGGAACACCACGGGCGGTAACACCACCGGTGGAAGCATCACCGGCGGGAACGTCACGGGCGGGAACGGCGGCAAGCCCGGCCACCAGCACGGCGGCAAGCCCGACCACGAGCACGGCGAGGGACCCGGCAAGCCCGGCCACCAGCACGGCGGCAAACCCGACCACGAGCACGGCGAGGGACCCGGCAAGCCCGACCACGAGCACGGCGAGAAGCCCGGCAAGCCGGGCTACGGCGAGCACTACGACCACGACTACGGATACGGCAGCAAGCCCATGAGCACCGAGGGCTAG
- a CDS encoding ABC transporter permease, translated as MTTAQLHRTRAVGHRPPRLPFARAAGPLLLLTAWWTSSGTGLLDPQTLASPTDVLRTALDLLGTSELQRHLLISLQRAALGLAFGVATGLALALTAGLSRLGEALFDGTVQLVRSLPILALVPLAILWFGIGEEVKVILVALGTLVPVYLNTHAALTGLDVRHAELAQTLDLSRGQFLRRIALPGAAPGFFTGLRMSVTISWLVLVVSEQINASSGIGYLMTQARTFGRTDVIVVGLVVYGLLGLLSDTLVRLLERKALAWRRTLS; from the coding sequence ATGACCACCGCTCAGCTACACCGCACACGTGCGGTCGGCCACCGCCCACCCCGTCTGCCCTTCGCGCGCGCAGCCGGACCGCTGCTCCTGCTCACCGCCTGGTGGACCTCGTCGGGCACCGGTCTGCTGGATCCGCAGACCCTCGCCTCCCCCACCGACGTCCTGCGCACCGCCCTCGATCTGCTCGGCACCAGCGAACTCCAGCGCCACCTGCTGATCTCCCTGCAACGCGCCGCCCTCGGCCTCGCCTTCGGCGTGGCCACCGGTCTGGCGCTGGCCCTGACAGCCGGCCTCTCCCGCCTCGGCGAGGCCCTCTTCGACGGCACCGTCCAGCTCGTCCGGTCCCTGCCGATCCTGGCCCTCGTCCCGCTGGCCATCCTCTGGTTCGGCATCGGCGAGGAGGTCAAGGTCATCCTGGTGGCGCTGGGCACCCTGGTCCCCGTCTACCTCAACACCCATGCCGCCCTCACCGGCCTCGATGTCCGCCACGCCGAACTGGCCCAGACCCTGGACCTGTCCCGCGGGCAGTTCCTCCGCCGCATCGCCCTGCCGGGGGCGGCCCCGGGCTTCTTCACCGGTCTGCGGATGTCGGTCACCATCTCCTGGCTCGTGCTGGTGGTGAGCGAGCAGATCAACGCCTCCAGCGGCATCGGATACCTGATGACCCAGGCCCGTACCTTCGGCCGCACCGACGTGATCGTGGTCGGCCTGGTCGTCTACGGGCTGCTCGGCCTGCTCTCCGACACCCTGGTCCGCCTGCTCGAAAGGAAGGCCCTCGCATGGCGCCGCACCCTGTCCTGA
- a CDS encoding DUF5994 family protein has product MADSDIPHPSSLLLPDEIHQAVKPGTALLRLETTRSREGLLDGAWWPRTRDIETELPALITALTGHLGPIERIGLDATAWHNIPTRLVVDDQIVHLDSDPVGDDTVLITRGHNDHFALLVVPPDTTADAAREAMARAVRADNVTQAAQILIATTPECTGGGPTDPAVFPKP; this is encoded by the coding sequence ATGGCTGACTCCGACATCCCCCACCCTTCCTCGCTGCTCCTGCCAGATGAGATCCACCAGGCGGTCAAACCGGGTACGGCCCTGCTGCGGCTGGAGACGACGCGGTCCCGGGAGGGGCTCCTGGACGGTGCGTGGTGGCCGCGCACGCGCGACATCGAGACCGAGCTGCCCGCCCTGATCACGGCGCTGACCGGGCACCTTGGGCCCATCGAACGGATCGGCCTGGACGCCACCGCCTGGCACAACATCCCTACCCGCTTGGTTGTCGACGACCAGATCGTGCACCTCGACTCCGACCCGGTCGGAGACGACACCGTGCTCATCACCCGCGGCCACAACGACCACTTCGCGCTGCTGGTGGTCCCCCCGGACACCACCGCCGACGCCGCCCGCGAAGCGATGGCCCGCGCCGTCCGCGCCGACAACGTCACCCAGGCCGCACAGATCCTCATCGCCACCACACCCGAATGCACGGGCGGCGGCCCCACCGACCCGGCGGTCTTCCCGAAGCCTTAG
- a CDS encoding DUF393 domain-containing protein translates to MAERPTLLYDGDCGFCTQAVNIALRLLDPDAVVTPWQYADLDALGVTAERADREALWIERGRADVHGGAEAVAQLLKQGPRRPWRLAGQAMTLPPISWIARLVYRVVALNRHHLPGGTVACSLPAHLRSAARDGA, encoded by the coding sequence ATGGCCGAACGGCCGACGCTGCTGTACGACGGCGACTGCGGATTCTGCACCCAAGCCGTCAACATCGCCTTGCGCCTGCTGGATCCCGACGCCGTCGTCACCCCCTGGCAGTATGCCGATTTGGACGCACTCGGCGTCACCGCCGAACGAGCCGACCGGGAGGCCCTTTGGATCGAGCGCGGTAGGGCCGATGTGCACGGCGGCGCGGAGGCGGTTGCGCAGCTGCTCAAACAGGGCCCGCGCCGGCCCTGGCGGCTCGCAGGGCAGGCCATGACGCTGCCCCCGATCAGCTGGATCGCCCGGCTCGTGTACCGGGTGGTGGCCCTGAACCGGCACCATCTACCGGGGGGCACGGTGGCCTGTTCCCTGCCTGCTCATCTGCGATCTGCCGCGCGTGATGGTGCATGA
- a CDS encoding DUF5994 family protein has translation MTSTLDRTAPRDLAAVVPARLSLTPKTTLAGQLDGAWWPHSRDLEAELPALAAALDEAWGRITRVTVNPARWPVIPHTVAVDGRTLHVGWFTEQDPDKLILLSYTAGRWDLLVIPPETEPAAAARLMAAAAIPGSVLAADVLMANETVIGRGIRDARRREATWEGEGGACMSPFGEPMGRSALPLSGNRWR, from the coding sequence ATGACCTCCACCCTCGACCGGACCGCGCCCCGCGACCTCGCCGCAGTCGTCCCGGCCCGCTTGTCCCTCACCCCCAAGACCACCCTCGCCGGTCAGCTGGACGGGGCCTGGTGGCCCCACTCACGTGACCTCGAAGCCGAGCTTCCGGCGCTCGCCGCCGCACTGGACGAGGCCTGGGGGCGCATCACCCGCGTCACCGTGAATCCCGCCCGCTGGCCGGTCATCCCCCACACGGTTGCTGTGGACGGGCGGACGCTGCACGTGGGCTGGTTCACCGAGCAGGACCCCGACAAGCTGATCCTGCTCTCCTACACCGCCGGCCGCTGGGACCTCCTCGTCATCCCGCCCGAGACCGAGCCCGCGGCCGCGGCCCGGCTGATGGCCGCCGCCGCTATCCCTGGCAGCGTCCTGGCCGCAGACGTCCTGATGGCCAACGAAACCGTCATCGGGCGCGGCATCCGCGACGCCCGCCGCCGGGAAGCCACCTGGGAGGGTGAAGGCGGGGCCTGCATGTCCCCCTTCGGGGAGCCGATGGGCCGAAGCGCCCTGCCGCTGTCCGGAAACAGGTGGAGGTGA
- a CDS encoding HAD family hydrolase — protein MNRAALFDVDGTLADTNHLHVVCWWEALREAGHDVAMHDIHRAIGLPGQDLLAHLLGEDRDTSEDDGLSAAHTTLYGTYFDRLPPLDSAADLLRELDRRGWRVVLVTSAKDAELDALRRAVDADDAIAATASSDDVDEGKPAPDPVHHALGLVDAPARGSVLVGDTVWDMQAASRADVACVGLLCGGIPQRDLEEAGARAVYRHPADLLAHLDTSPFAADHPA, from the coding sequence ATGAACCGTGCCGCTCTGTTTGATGTCGACGGTACCCTCGCCGACACCAATCATCTCCATGTCGTCTGCTGGTGGGAGGCCTTGCGGGAGGCGGGCCACGACGTCGCGATGCACGACATCCACCGTGCGATCGGACTCCCCGGCCAGGACCTGCTCGCGCACCTGCTAGGTGAGGACCGGGACACGAGCGAGGACGATGGGCTCAGCGCCGCCCACACCACCCTTTACGGCACCTACTTCGACCGGCTGCCCCCGCTGGACTCGGCAGCCGACCTGCTGCGCGAGCTCGACCGACGGGGTTGGCGGGTCGTCCTCGTCACCTCGGCGAAGGACGCCGAGCTCGATGCTCTCAGACGGGCCGTAGATGCCGACGACGCCATCGCCGCGACGGCGAGCTCCGATGACGTGGACGAGGGCAAGCCCGCTCCTGATCCGGTGCACCACGCCCTCGGCCTCGTCGACGCACCCGCGCGCGGCTCCGTACTCGTTGGTGACACCGTCTGGGACATGCAGGCGGCCTCCCGCGCCGACGTCGCGTGCGTGGGACTGCTCTGCGGCGGTATCCCACAGCGCGACCTTGAGGAGGCCGGGGCCCGAGCCGTCTACCGTCACCCCGCCGACCTGCTCGCACACCTCGACACCAGCCCCTTCGCCGCCGACCACCCTGCTTGA
- a CDS encoding HTTM domain-containing protein, whose translation MRAGYGMLYLVFLLREFPHRHEIWGPGSPWTPALAEQLFAQTGWNSILTLSNSPAYFELCYVTALFTSALFMLGWRTRAMSVLFAIVVTSFHARAIFMTDGGDNLILLMAVYLVFTACSRRWSLDARRNRLKTARAGDDPERARRFASPRLRQARSTLTTVVHNCGIFVMAAEVCFLYGSAGLYKVQGASWVGGTALHYVLNLELFQPWPALSHLADDYAVLIAVASYATVLLQVAFPFVLFGRLKYPVLAMLLGMHVGIAVVMGLPLFSGAMIVADAVFLPDRFYTSLAHLCRRATRRTGASRPVSRGPGSGSVPQQGRTGLPGSRQRAASPRT comes from the coding sequence ATGCGCGCCGGCTACGGAATGCTCTACCTGGTCTTCCTTCTGCGTGAATTCCCGCACCGTCACGAGATCTGGGGCCCCGGCTCCCCGTGGACGCCCGCGCTTGCGGAGCAGCTCTTCGCACAGACGGGCTGGAACAGCATCCTGACCCTCTCCAACAGCCCGGCCTACTTCGAACTCTGCTATGTGACGGCCCTCTTCACCTCCGCGCTGTTCATGCTGGGGTGGCGGACCCGCGCCATGTCCGTCCTGTTCGCCATCGTGGTGACCTCGTTCCATGCAAGAGCGATCTTCATGACGGACGGCGGCGACAATCTGATTCTGCTGATGGCCGTCTATCTCGTCTTCACCGCGTGCAGTCGCCGCTGGTCCCTGGACGCACGCAGGAACCGTCTCAAGACGGCTCGTGCGGGCGACGATCCCGAACGGGCGAGAAGATTCGCTTCGCCCCGACTCCGTCAAGCACGGAGCACCTTGACGACGGTCGTGCACAACTGCGGCATCTTCGTCATGGCGGCAGAGGTCTGTTTCCTCTACGGGTCAGCCGGCCTGTACAAGGTCCAGGGCGCTTCCTGGGTCGGCGGCACCGCCCTCCACTACGTTCTCAACCTCGAACTTTTCCAGCCCTGGCCCGCGCTCTCCCACCTTGCGGACGACTACGCGGTCCTGATCGCGGTCGCCAGCTACGCGACGGTACTCCTGCAAGTGGCCTTCCCGTTCGTGCTCTTCGGCAGGCTCAAGTACCCGGTTCTGGCCATGTTGCTGGGGATGCACGTCGGCATCGCGGTGGTCATGGGGCTGCCTCTCTTCTCCGGAGCGATGATCGTGGCGGACGCCGTGTTCCTCCCTGACCGCTTTTACACCTCCCTGGCTCACCTGTGCCGCCGCGCGACACGGCGAACCGGCGCGTCGCGGCCGGTGTCCCGGGGGCCGGGATCCGGATCGGTACCGCAGCAGGGCAGGACCGGCCTGCCCGGCTCGCGGCAGCGCGCTGCCTCCCCTCGCACATAG
- a CDS encoding DUF6131 family protein has protein sequence MIVLGVILLVVGFVTGISILWTIGIILVIIGVILWILGALGHSVGGRKHYW, from the coding sequence ATGATCGTCCTCGGCGTAATTCTGCTTGTCGTCGGCTTCGTTACGGGAATCAGCATCCTGTGGACCATCGGCATCATCCTCGTCATTATCGGAGTCATTCTCTGGATCCTCGGCGCCCTCGGACATTCCGTCGGCGGACGCAAGCACTACTGGTAA
- a CDS encoding DUF5819 family protein: MSSKIESAAVKELRVSDSDPDPRARRDEAATPCRRPRRSRQLAAVLRTVVALCLATTVTHVVLVFLHVAPPNAVSKRYGPQINAWVYPLFEQNWRLFAPDPDSVNRRILARTARTAPDGATQVSSWVDLTSVDNSAVKHNVFPSHTTQNLLRRAWTSYVDTHGADDRTDSDRAVMMQKYLRNIAADRVAAHDQGATFGFIQLRVLTLPVAAQGAAAGNRPPTPAEERLLPWWKVTPRGN; encoded by the coding sequence GTGTCGAGCAAAATTGAATCAGCGGCCGTGAAGGAACTCCGGGTGTCCGATTCTGATCCGGACCCCCGGGCGCGTCGCGATGAAGCGGCCACGCCGTGCCGGCGACCCCGGCGTTCCCGTCAACTGGCAGCGGTACTGCGCACCGTCGTGGCCCTGTGCCTGGCGACGACTGTGACCCATGTGGTTCTGGTGTTCCTCCACGTGGCTCCCCCCAATGCCGTCTCGAAGCGGTACGGCCCACAGATCAACGCATGGGTGTACCCCCTCTTCGAGCAGAATTGGCGGCTTTTCGCCCCGGATCCCGACTCCGTCAACCGGCGCATTCTCGCGAGAACCGCACGCACTGCCCCGGACGGTGCGACTCAGGTGAGCAGCTGGGTCGATCTGACATCCGTGGACAATTCCGCAGTCAAACACAACGTGTTCCCGAGCCATACGACACAAAATCTCTTGCGCCGCGCCTGGACCTCCTACGTCGACACGCACGGCGCAGACGACAGGACAGACTCGGATCGCGCCGTGATGATGCAGAAGTACCTGCGCAACATCGCTGCGGACCGGGTCGCCGCCCACGACCAAGGCGCCACCTTCGGCTTCATCCAGCTTCGTGTCCTCACGTTGCCCGTCGCCGCGCAGGGCGCAGCAGCTGGCAACCGCCCGCCGACGCCCGCCGAAGAGCGGCTTCTTCCCTGGTGGAAGGTGACCCCCCGTGGGAACTGA
- a CDS encoding NAD(P)/FAD-dependent oxidoreductase: MPDAVVIGAGPNGLVAANLLADAGWSVEVLEAQEEPGGAVRSDRGVHPDYVSDLFSAFYPLAAASPLLARLDLAAEGLRWSHAPRVLAHPLLDGRCAVLERRVEETSAGLEAFAPADGDAWRNMYKTWSRVGPDLVQALFTPFPPVRAGLRLAGKLRAAGGLRLARNLALPVRRLGEEEFAGAGGRLLLAGNALHADLSPEAAGSGGFGWMMSMLGQSHGFPVPVGGAGALTAALVSRLRRRGGTLRCGERVASVVIRNCTAVGVRTEAGETIGARRAVLADTSAPALYRDLVGEEHLPSRLLRDLERFQWDFATFKVDWALTGPVPWTAPQTAGAGTVHVADGIDGLTRFASQIAMGHVPDEPFALFGQMTTADPSRSPAGTESAWAYTHLPQHITRDAGPDHITGRWDAHEQAAMADRIEAQVERFAPGFRAGILARRLLAPTTLQTMNENLHNGAINNGTTALHQQAIFRPTPGTGRPETPVKDLYLASAAAHPGGGVHGAPGANAARAALRTRGLRSLFHGAQRI, translated from the coding sequence ATGCCTGACGCGGTCGTGATCGGCGCGGGTCCCAACGGGCTGGTGGCCGCGAACCTGCTCGCGGACGCCGGCTGGAGCGTGGAGGTCCTGGAAGCGCAGGAGGAGCCCGGCGGAGCGGTACGCAGCGACCGGGGTGTCCATCCGGATTACGTCTCGGACCTCTTCAGCGCGTTCTACCCGCTCGCCGCCGCCTCTCCGCTCCTCGCCCGCCTCGACCTCGCCGCCGAGGGCCTGCGCTGGAGCCACGCTCCCCGCGTACTGGCACACCCCCTGCTGGACGGCAGGTGCGCGGTGCTCGAACGCCGCGTGGAGGAGACCTCCGCCGGGCTGGAGGCGTTCGCGCCGGCCGACGGGGACGCCTGGCGGAACATGTACAAGACATGGAGCCGTGTGGGGCCCGATCTCGTACAGGCCCTGTTCACCCCCTTCCCCCCGGTCCGCGCCGGCCTCCGCCTGGCCGGGAAGCTCCGAGCCGCAGGCGGACTCCGGCTGGCCCGGAACCTGGCTCTGCCCGTACGCCGCCTGGGCGAGGAGGAGTTCGCGGGCGCGGGCGGCCGGCTCCTGCTGGCCGGCAATGCCCTGCACGCCGACCTGTCCCCCGAAGCCGCGGGCAGCGGCGGGTTCGGCTGGATGATGTCGATGCTCGGCCAGAGCCACGGCTTCCCGGTCCCCGTCGGAGGGGCCGGCGCCCTGACCGCAGCGCTCGTCAGCCGTCTCAGGCGCCGCGGAGGCACCCTGCGCTGCGGGGAACGCGTCGCCAGCGTCGTCATACGGAACTGCACGGCCGTCGGGGTCAGGACCGAGGCCGGGGAGACCATTGGCGCGCGTCGGGCTGTGCTGGCCGACACCTCGGCACCGGCCCTGTACCGGGACCTCGTCGGGGAGGAGCACCTCCCGTCCCGTCTCCTGCGGGACCTGGAGCGCTTCCAGTGGGACTTCGCGACCTTCAAGGTCGACTGGGCCCTGACCGGACCGGTGCCGTGGACGGCACCGCAGACCGCCGGGGCCGGCACCGTCCACGTCGCCGACGGCATCGACGGCCTGACCCGATTCGCCTCACAGATCGCCATGGGACACGTCCCCGACGAACCCTTCGCCCTCTTCGGGCAGATGACCACAGCGGATCCCAGCCGCTCGCCGGCCGGCACCGAATCCGCATGGGCCTACACCCACCTCCCCCAGCACATCACCCGCGACGCAGGCCCCGACCACATCACGGGCCGGTGGGACGCCCATGAGCAGGCGGCCATGGCGGACCGCATCGAAGCGCAGGTGGAGCGGTTCGCTCCCGGATTCCGTGCCGGCATCCTCGCCCGCCGCCTCCTGGCCCCCACCACCCTCCAGACCATGAACGAGAACCTCCACAACGGCGCCATCAACAACGGCACCACCGCCCTGCACCAACAGGCGATCTTCCGCCCCACCCCCGGCACCGGCCGCCCCGAGACCCCCGTCAAGGACCTCTACCTCGCCTCCGCAGCCGCCCACCCCGGCGGAGGAGTCCACGGAGCACCCGGTGCGAACGCAGCCCGGGCAGCGCTCCGGACCCGGGGATTGCGCTCCCTCTTCCACGGCGCCCAACGCATCTGA
- a CDS encoding SRPBCC family protein gives MAVRHQLIRRPPQAVWAVLADPDAYGEWVVGPSESAPLDGAWPAVGARLRYTVRLGPWSLDGVTTVRHTEPGRELELEASFKSLGTARIFLQLRPWGEETLVVCDEHPLRGIGGTLHNPATEALLQLRHRGMLPRLAKVVERRQGEVLHA, from the coding sequence ATGGCTGTTCGACACCAGTTGATCCGGCGTCCCCCTCAGGCGGTGTGGGCGGTCCTCGCGGATCCGGACGCGTACGGGGAGTGGGTGGTGGGGCCCTCCGAGTCCGCGCCCCTTGATGGCGCCTGGCCCGCGGTCGGTGCGCGGCTCCGCTACACCGTCCGCCTGGGCCCCTGGTCGCTCGACGGCGTCACCACCGTCCGGCACACCGAGCCGGGCCGGGAGCTGGAACTGGAAGCCTCTTTCAAGTCCCTCGGCACGGCGCGGATCTTCCTCCAGCTGCGTCCGTGGGGCGAGGAGACCCTCGTCGTCTGCGACGAGCACCCCCTGCGCGGCATCGGCGGCACCCTCCACAACCCCGCCACCGAAGCGCTGCTCCAGCTCCGTCACCGCGGCATGCTGCCCCGTCTGGCCAAGGTGGTGGAACGGCGGCAGGGCGAGGTGCTCCATGCCTGA
- a CDS encoding ABC transporter ATP-binding protein — protein sequence MAPHPVLTAAATATAPAARIRSLTRTFAGRTVLDGIDLDLAPGEFTALLGHSGSGKSTLLRAVARLDHDAEGSGTIDVPARRSVAFQDARLLPWARVLDNVILGLTTADAREQGRRALAEVGLADHERAWPGTLSGGEAQRAALARALVREPQLILFDEPFGALDALTRLRMHALLRRLCERHRPAVLLVTHDIDEALALADRVLVLDHGRISHDLRPGLPAQPDPSHPRAAELRARLLSALGVTEHGGT from the coding sequence ATGGCGCCGCACCCTGTCCTGACCGCCGCCGCGACCGCCACTGCCCCGGCGGCACGCATACGCTCGCTCACCCGCACGTTCGCCGGACGAACCGTGCTGGACGGCATCGACCTCGACCTCGCCCCCGGGGAGTTCACCGCCCTGCTCGGACACAGCGGATCGGGCAAGTCCACCCTGCTGCGCGCCGTCGCCCGGCTCGATCACGACGCGGAGGGCAGTGGCACCATCGATGTACCCGCCCGACGATCGGTCGCCTTCCAGGACGCCCGGCTGCTGCCCTGGGCCCGGGTCCTCGACAACGTGATCCTCGGGCTGACCACCGCCGACGCCCGTGAACAGGGCCGCAGGGCGCTCGCCGAGGTGGGCCTGGCCGACCACGAGCGCGCCTGGCCCGGCACCCTCTCGGGCGGCGAGGCCCAACGTGCGGCACTCGCCCGGGCACTCGTACGCGAACCGCAACTCATCTTGTTCGACGAGCCGTTCGGTGCACTGGACGCCCTCACCAGGCTGCGCATGCACGCCTTGCTGCGTCGGCTCTGCGAACGTCACCGGCCCGCCGTCCTACTGGTCACCCATGACATCGACGAGGCACTCGCCCTCGCCGACCGCGTGCTCGTCCTCGACCACGGCCGCATCAGCCACGACCTCCGGCCCGGCCTTCCCGCCCAGCCCGACCCCTCCCATCCCCGGGCAGCCGAACTACGCGCCCGGCTCCTCAGCGCCCTGGGAGTGACGGAGCACGGCGGGACCTGA
- a CDS encoding bifunctional GNAT family N-acetyltransferase/ATP-binding protein codes for MTGWRVRDYAQDDLESVLRVDAESGTAEGPPLFPLSDAVAALQALHPAVVATADDVVVGAVVSRVDGERAWILRISMAPAWRHQGLGSDLITALEHRLFAGGVRTVHAVLPDGETGATALHNCGFEARPGLVFFEKRGRVTPQAVSMLASLGAELPPGNLWQKVAGMQKEKELIERRLVLPLAHPEMAAQHGVELPRAVMLFGPPGTGKSTFAHAIASRLQWPFLELFPARLAAEYGLASGLYRRFDEIAGLDHVLVFIDEVEEIAGTRSGADATAVGVVNELLKAIVRFRGQDGRLLVCATNDVTTLDSAFLRHGRFDYVLPIGPPDQRARTALWESYLTRAGAQADSAALASTSEGFTPADIAHVARTVSQVQFEHTFDTGTRARPTTEDYLRTIGETRPTVSAAMAQEFAQQTEKFARV; via the coding sequence ATGACTGGTTGGCGTGTCAGGGACTACGCCCAGGACGATCTCGAATCGGTACTCCGAGTCGACGCCGAGAGCGGCACGGCCGAAGGGCCACCGCTCTTTCCGCTCTCGGACGCCGTGGCGGCCCTCCAGGCCCTCCACCCGGCGGTGGTGGCCACCGCGGACGACGTGGTGGTCGGCGCCGTGGTGAGCAGGGTGGACGGTGAACGGGCGTGGATCCTGCGCATCAGCATGGCGCCCGCCTGGCGGCACCAGGGTCTGGGCAGCGACCTGATCACGGCCCTGGAGCACCGGCTGTTCGCCGGTGGCGTCCGAACCGTGCACGCCGTCCTGCCCGACGGCGAGACCGGCGCCACCGCCTTGCACAACTGCGGCTTCGAGGCCCGTCCGGGCCTGGTCTTCTTCGAGAAGCGTGGGCGAGTGACCCCTCAGGCGGTCAGCATGCTCGCGTCGCTGGGAGCGGAGCTGCCGCCCGGGAATCTGTGGCAGAAGGTCGCCGGCATGCAGAAGGAGAAGGAGCTCATCGAGCGGCGCCTGGTCCTGCCACTGGCCCATCCCGAAATGGCCGCCCAGCACGGCGTGGAGCTGCCACGGGCGGTGATGCTGTTCGGACCGCCCGGGACGGGGAAGAGCACGTTCGCGCACGCCATCGCCAGCCGCCTGCAATGGCCGTTCCTCGAACTGTTCCCCGCCCGGCTGGCCGCCGAGTACGGGCTGGCGAGCGGGCTGTACCGGCGCTTCGACGAGATCGCCGGGCTCGACCACGTCCTGGTCTTCATCGACGAGGTCGAGGAGATCGCCGGGACCCGGAGCGGTGCGGACGCGACCGCGGTCGGCGTCGTCAACGAACTGCTCAAGGCGATCGTCCGGTTCCGGGGCCAGGACGGGAGGCTTCTCGTCTGCGCCACGAACGACGTGACCACCCTCGACTCCGCGTTCCTACGGCACGGCCGTTTCGACTACGTCCTGCCGATCGGCCCCCCGGACCAGCGCGCGAGGACTGCGCTGTGGGAGAGCTACCTGACCCGGGCGGGAGCGCAGGCCGACAGTGCGGCGCTGGCGTCAACCAGCGAGGGGTTCACCCCCGCCGACATCGCCCATGTGGCACGCACCGTCTCACAGGTCCAGTTCGAGCACACCTTCGACACCGGGACCCGGGCCCGCCCCACCACGGAGGACTACCTGCGCACCATCGGCGAAACCAGGCCCACGGTCAGCGCGGCCATGGCCCAGGAGTTCGCCCAGCAGACCGAGAAGTTCGCCCGTGTATAG